In the Bicyclus anynana chromosome 6, ilBicAnyn1.1, whole genome shotgun sequence genome, one interval contains:
- the LOC112053513 gene encoding laminin subunit beta-1, with product MALGAPLFLLSVLIAGGAAAYTKDRDRSRVSPRLSDRACELSSCYPATGNLLIGREAQLSASSTCGTREREKFCIVSHLEELKKCFWCLSTNKTVNDPALNHQIQNVIYKYHPGTKHKSWWQSVNGKENVTIRLDMEAEFHLTHLIIQFKTFRPAAMLVERSFDFGKTWRVYRYFAHNCEESFPFVPKHTQRSLTEVVCESRYSGVSPSSEGEVIFRVLPPNINVVNPYSEEVQNLLRMTNLRINFTKLHTLGDDLLDNRAEIQDKYYYAIYEMTVRGSCSCYGHASHCLPLPGVNAKSNMVHGRCNCNHHTRGLNCEYCEDLYNDLPWQPAVGKTSNACVKCNCNDHADSCHFDAAVYNKTGKTSGGVCDNCKHNTMGVNCERCKPTFYRDLTLDRNNPNVCKPCDCDPDGTTDKEVLCDEDTDLVNDKVSGRCLCKSNVEGARCDRCKEGYWNFDRQNPDGCQSCTCDRLGTINERGCDHLTGNCFCKRHVTGRNCDQCLPEFYGLSDSDDGCLPCDCDPGGSLDRDCDVISGQCKCRPNVKGLRCNIPNQNFFVGALDSVVIEAESSQCNSQIDDNAIQSQICHVVIRENYPDGRKETWTGPGFMKIPESSTLVFVVNDLKTSMNYNVLIRYEPQPNTNWEEATILVKRPGPIDIDSPCANVRPADDTVLTSLPANQRSVLVRPAICLEKNKETQIQIYLGRQDGRSPNSRASVLIDSIVLIPSIDDLPFLSNGSNMREEFDRYNCGDPYYYDLNRDNVLEICKKYHASIGFYIRNGTESCQCDPSGSRSHQCDPYTGHCQCVENIVGSRCDRCAPGTYGFSKFGCKRCDCNSIGSLDNFCDVTSGQCKCRANTYGRACDSCQPGYFNFPNCQQCDCNGHAIECDDKTGACQNCRENTEGFRCEACKKGYYGDPQLGIDIPCRLCPCPGVIGDANKSSHADECFLDPETKDVECYCKEGYAGLLCDVCADNYFGDPIKGTCEPCNCSDNIDLTKPGNCDPYTGKCLRCLHNTAGDNCELCEDGFYGNALEKSCYKCNCSVLGTNFTQGNCNRTTGQCPCFNNVKGINCDMCTDNHWRIALGTGCDPCDCDTTGSISPQCNPYIGKCDCKEGYGGRQCDQCQEKHWGDPNVECYKCDCDFHGSISEQCMRDNGSCICKPGIGGYKCDTCDRGYLGTAPECEACGECFDNWDRLIGELRIQTIYAIGNASKIKVIGSTGAYTRDFEEMTKKLSDVENSLESAKLGQSTVKELLSNISNLQDQLSVAEKKVKDSNDNLNAITQKINLGNVTLDALRISIDNLKTKTFDLGNNATKLQEANLEGALNLTREAKQRAIKAADDAENVQTIIANTDRQIKNTDRLIEMQYSNFNNTRSENDKKLDDLQQQLSNLDSQLPAINEKMCGQESDSCDICGGAGCGKCGGISCDQGAITKAEQALDFANKTEHRIKEHELTAEEIFRSVSQVKQDTVAVRSRAQDLFEIAGEFKSAAEKATNESQELTSQLKEFLSKTYNTPEDVRQLATEILNLSISIQPKEITELSQRINSTVSQLTNIENIIAETKPDLDRAKMLKLNATIVNKTANLTLQMANKVLGALDEAQAAQNAADAAIDKANKDIEAAKSDLIPIALETEEAQKKANETMEEVEGLRSRLSDLQKNILKIESDAEQVKQEANDVVNKAEGAEQKARQLRQDFKQTNISLTDRASQTSISRERAQLLLDKATKLASETQRQLKSLANMEELYNDHNEHLNELEKEIASLNSRMSYYLSEITKRSDYYRSCTT from the coding sequence ATGGCTCTAGGGGCCCCATTGTTTCTTCTCTCCGTGCTAATAGCCGGCGGGGCCGCGGCGTATACCAAAGATCGCGACCGTTCACGTGTCAGTCCGCGACTCTCTGACCGTGCCTGTGAACTCAGTTCGTGTTATCCTGCCACGGGCAATCTGCTTATCGGACGCGAAGCTCAACTCTCCGCCTCGTCGACGTGCGGTACCCGCGAGCGAGAAAAGTTCTGTATAGTGTCACATCTTGAAGAACTAAAGAAATGTTTCTGGTGCCTTTCTACGAATAAAACTGTTAACGATCCGGCTCTCAATCATcaaatacaaaatgttatttataaatatcatcCCGGAACTAAACACAAATCTTGGTGGCAATCTGTGAATGGAAAAGAAAATGTTACAATACGACTGGACATGGAAGCTGAATTTCATCTTACGCATTTGATAATTCAGTTCAAGACATTCCGCCCGGCGGCTATGTTGGTTGAAAGATCATTCGACTTTGGCAAAACTTGGCGCGTCTATCGATATTTTGCACACAACTGTGAAGAATCTTTTCCTTTTGTGCCTAAACACACTCAACGTAGCTTAACAGAGGTTGTTTGCGAATCTCGCTATTCAGGAGTTTCGCCATCTTCCGAAGGGGAGGTCATATTTAGGGTTTTGCCTCCAAACATCAACGTCGTCAACCCATACTCCGAAGAAGTTCAAAATTTACTACGTATGACGAATTTGAGAATTAATTTTACGAAGCTTCATACACTCGGTGATGATTTACTTGACAATAGAGCTGAAATTcaagataaatattattatgctaTTTATGAAATGACAGTTCGCGGTTCCTGTTCCTGTTACGGTCATGCGTCGCATTGTTTACCCTTGCCTGGAGTTAATGCCAAAAGTAATATGGTGCACGGACGCTGTAATTGTAATCATCATACTCGCGGACTCAATTGTGAATATTGTGAAGATTTGTATAATGATTTACCGTGGCAACCTGCAGTGGGAAAAACTTCTAATGCTTGTGTAAAATGCAATTGTAATGATCATGCTGATAGTTGTCACTTTGACGCAGCTGTGTATAATAAAACTGGAAAAACAAGTGGTGGTGTATGTGATAATTGCAAACATAATACTATGGGTGTCAACTGTGAAAGATGTAAACCAACGTTTTACCGAGACCTTACTTTAGATAGAAATAATCCTAATGTTTGCAAACCTTGCGATTGTGATCCCGATGGAACTACTGATAAAGAAGTATTATGTGATGAAGATACTGACCTAGTTAATGACAAAGTTTCAGGTCGTTGTCTCTGTAAATCAAATGTAGAAGGAGCGCGGTGTGATAGGTGCAAAGAAGGTTATTGGAATTTTGACCGACAAAATCCTGATGGATGCCAATCGTGTACCTGTGATAGACTAGGTACTATTAATGAAAGGGGATGCGATCATCTTACTGGCAATTGCTTCTGTAAACGTCATGTTACTGGTAGAAATTGTGATCAGTGTCTACCAGAGTTTTATGGTTtatctgatagtgatgatgGTTGTTTACCATGTGATTGTGATCCGGGTGGCTCTCTAGATCGTGATTGTGATGTTATATCTGGACAATGTAAATGTCGTCCAAATGTAAAAGGCCTCCGTTGTAATATACCAAATCAAAACTTTTTTGTTGGAGCTCTAGATTCAGTTGTTATTGAGGCAGAATCGAGTCAATGCAATTCTCAAATAGATGACAATGCAATACAAAGTCAAATCTGTCATGTAGTCATAAGAGAAAATTACCCAGATGGACGTAAAGAAACATGGACTGGTCCTGGCTTCATGAAGATACCAGAAAGTAGTACATTAGTATTTGTTGTGAACGATTTAAAAACAAGCATGAACTATAATGTTTTAATAAGATATGAACCGCAGCCTAACACAAACTGGGAAGAAGCTACAATATTAGTAAAAAGGCCCGGGCCAATTGATATTGATTCGCCTTGTGCCAATGTACGTCCAGCAGATGATACTGTCCTTACTAGTCTTCCAGCAAATCAAAGAAGCGTCCTAGTGCGACCAGCTATTTGCTtagagaaaaataaagaaacccAAATTCAGATATACTTAGGGAGACAAGACGGACGTAGCCCAAACAGTAGAGCTTCGGTTTTAATTGATTCTATAGTATTAATACCTTCAATCGATGATTTACCTTTCTTATCAAATGGCAGTAATATGCGCGAAGAATTCGATCGTTACAATTGTGGTGATCCATATTACTACGATCTCAACCGAGATAATGTTCttgaaatttgtaaaaagtatCATGCAAGCATAGGGTTTTACATCAGAAACGGGACAGAATCTTGTCAATGCGATCCATCGGGCTCAAGAAGCCACCAGTGTGATCCGTATACAGGACATTGCCAGTGCGTTGAAAATATAGTTGGCTCAAGATGTGACCGTTGTGCGCCAGGTACTTACGGTTTTAGTAAATTTGGCTGCAAACGTTGTGATTGTAATAGCATAGGTTCCCTTGACAATTTTTGCGATGTTACAAGTGGTCAGTGTAAATGTAGAGCTAATACATATGGCCGCGCTTGCGATTCTTGCCAACCAGGTTATTTCAACTTTCCTAATTGTCAGCAATGTGATTGTAACGGTCATGCGATTGAATGTGATGACAAAACTGGTGCATGTCAAAACTGTAGAGAAAATACCGAAGGTTTTCGTTGTGAAGCATGCAAAAAAGGCTATTATGGAGATCCACAACTCGGTATTGATATACCTTGCAGATTATGTCCTTGTCCAGGCGTAATAGGTGATGCAAACAAAAGTAGTCACGCAGATGAATGCTTTTTAGACCCGGAGACAAAGGATGTAGAATGTTATTGTAAAGAAGGTTATGCAGGACTATTGTGTGATGTATGTGCGGACAACTACTTTGGAGATCCCATAAAGGGTACATGTGAACCATGTAATTGTAGTGACAACATTGACTTAACTAAACCTGGTAATTGTGACCCCTATACAGGAAAATGTTTGCGATGTTTACATAACACAGCAGGTGACAATTGCGAGTTATGCGAGGACGGTTTTTATGGGAATGCTTTAGAAAAATCTTGTTACAAGTGCAATTGTTCTGTCTTAGGCACTAACTTTACGCAAGGTAATTGCAATAGAACAACTGGACAATGTCCCTGTTTTAATAATGTCAAGGGCATAAATTGCGACATGTGTACGGATAATCATTGGAGAATAGCACTAGGCACAGGCTGTGATCCTTGTGACTGTGATACCACTGGATCCATTTCACCTCAATGTAATCCTTATATTGGAAAATGTGATTGTAAAGAGGGTTATGGAGGAAGACAATGCGATCAATGTCAAGAAAAACATTGGGGTGATCCTAATGTAGAATGCTACAAGTGTGATTGTGATTTCCATGGTTCTATATCAGAACAATGTATGCGAGATAATGGATCATGTATCTGCAAACCTGGAATAGGTGGATATAAATGTGATACATGTGACAGAGGATACCTTGGTACAGCTCCTGAATGTGAAGCTTGTGGAGAATGTTTTGATAATTGGGATCGGCTAATTGGAGAATTACGTATTCAAACTATATATGCCATTGGAAATGCAAGCAAGATTAAAGTTATTGGTTCTACTGGAGCATATACAAGAGATTTTGAAGAAATGACCAAAAAATTGTCTGATGTTGAAAACTCACTAGAAAGCGCAAAATTGGGCCAAAGCACGGTCAAAGAGCTATTATCAAATATATCTAATCTTCAAGATCAACTAAGTGTAGCAGAAAAGAAAGTAAAAGACAGTAATGACAACCTCAATGCAATTACTCAAAAAATAAACCTAGGTAATGTAACTTTAGATGCGCTAAGAATTAGCATAGATAATTTGAAAACCAAAACTTTTGATTTGGGAAATAATGCTACTAAACTACAGGAAGCCAATTTAGAAGGTGCTCTCAATTTGACACGGGAGGCTAAACAAAGAGCGATTAAGGCAGCAGATGATGCTGAAAATGTGCAGACTATTATAGCAAATACTgatagacaaataaaaaatacagacaGGCTCATAGAAATGCAATATAGTAATTTCAATAATACGCGAAGTGAAAATGACAAGAAATTAGACGATCTTCAACAACAGCTTTCGAACTTAGATTCACAATTACCagcaataaatgaaaaaatgtgtGGTCAAGAGAGTGATTCTTGTGACATTTGTGGTGGTGCGGGATGTGGAAAATGTGGAGGTATATCATGTGACCAAGGAGCGATAACAAAGGCGGAACAAGCGTTAGACTTTGCTAATAAAACAGAACATAGAATAAAAGAACATGAACTTACCGCCGAAGAGATATTTAGATCCGTTTCACAAGTAAAACAAGATACAGTTGCAGTTCGCTCTAGAGCGCAAGATTTGTTTGAAATAGCTGGTGAATTTAAATCTGCAGCTGAAAAAGCCACGAATGAAAGCCAGGAATTGACATCtcaattaaaagaatttttatctaaaacaTACAATACTCCAGAGGACGTTAGACAACTTGccacagaaattttgaatttatctaTAAGTATCCAGCCAAAAGAGATTACAGAATTATCACAACGAATCAACTCAACAGTCTCACAGTTAACCAATATCGAGAACATTATTGCTGAAACGAAACCTGACCTTGATAGAGCTAAAATGTTAAAACTAAATGCAACTATAGTCAATAAAACTGCTAATTTAACTCTACAGATGGCTAATAAGGTATTAGGAGCTTTAGATGAAGCACAAGCAGCTCAAAACGCGGCAGATGCCGCTATAGATAAGGCAAACAAAGACATAGAAGCTGCTAAAAGTGATTTGATTCCCATTGCATTAGAAACTGAAGAAGCACAAAAGAAAGCTAACGAAACTATGGAAGAGGTTGAAGGACTTCGATCTCGTCTGTCGGATTTACAAAAGAATATTCTGAAAATTGAAAGCGATGCAGAACAAGTAAAACAAGAAGCAAATGATGTTGTAAATAAAGCAGAAGGTGCCGAACAAAAAGCAAGACAATTAAGACAAGATTTTAAACAAACGAATATATCGCTTACGGATAGAGCTAGCCAGACCTCAATTTCTAGAGAACGCGCACAACTTTTGCTAGATAAAGCTACTAAATTGGCAAGTGAAACACAAAGGCAACTTAAAAGTCTAGCAAACATGGAAGAGCTGTATAATGACCACAACGAACATTTGAATGAGTTGGAAAAAGAAATAGCCAGTCTAAATTCTCGAATGAGTTATTATCTTTCAGAGATAACTAAGCGTTCTGACTACTATAGGTCTTGTACAACATAA